In Pseudoduganella albidiflava, a single window of DNA contains:
- a CDS encoding alpha/beta hydrolase-fold protein → MNRTAIATATLALLAASPLQCAEQEVPFGSWGRQENVRITTPDDTAPLRTYTHRTTMALRDGDPQTVTYAENADLPRVRSGNLAFDALFAMAMAEMRQDAVSHIRDDSYNVDDKRAGQPIPCECFETGEKWHYVWTRDLSYAAGLGLGMLDPRRVRNSLQFKLSGYRDGLKKPAAVPGSDDGLQIVQDTGSGGSWPVSTDRVTWAFGADEALKALPPAERAAFAPIALKALRNTIEIDRVAVFDPAAGLYNGEESFLDWREQSYAGWIPGQLAHMATAKALSTNVAHYKALSLAAQLAGEQGDAAAAQRYGDWAVQLKDAINHRLWLKVAGMYSSLTAGHFDGAPQHKFDWLGQALAIVTGVADAGQAASIVERYPHGPMGAPVIWPQQPDRAVYHNRAIWPFVTAYGLKAAIQTLNVEAADAAYDTLLRAAAVNASNMENFEWLTGLPMFDPSGGKRPELAGPVVNSRRQLWSVGGLAGALIGGAFGISTTSDGIVVAPFITSKLRNEAFQGAGSATLSGLKLRGHAIDVQVVLPPPQFQAGYHEVQQVLLNGKPVDPRIKWADLAERNTIVVQLGPLLPGRQKLTRVAADPLAIDPAVFSPAEPAIASASRGKLAFGAAPAGGAVYNVYRDGRLVAANVKTAAWTDPAPRPAACYAVEAVYPVSGNRSHHSAPACTGAAIDIPAGDARIVSSIRARGGVIGGWGAPEDTFKAGITVRQPGTYAVQVHYRNNAHQVNLGITGGVKWMKVLDAGGGTVAQGVVQLPHSPEGQPVYSTPLAAQLAAGRYTVELTDFINMSSLQSNATYADAGGKAGPMNRFDIHGLRLLATSAPAPAPVAKGRLEIVDRFASPQLGNERKLRIWLPPGYDSNAGKRYPVLYMHDGQNLFDQKTAYSTEWHIDEVADRLAAQGDMREIIVVGVDNTPDRNAEYTPCCDPRWGGGKVAAYGRFLADTVKPYIDSHYRTLPDRANTAVMGSSFGGLASLYMAQHHADVFGHAGIMSGSFFWNGGALVGAAPRAATTPVRLYVDAGTGMDGVESTRAFHKALLDKGWRDGGNVLYVEDEGGIHNERAWAGRVHRALTWFFPAAQPRSGKPASAPVAQAAPKSMQ, encoded by the coding sequence ATGAACCGCACCGCCATCGCCACCGCCACCCTGGCCCTGCTGGCCGCCAGTCCCCTGCAATGCGCCGAACAGGAAGTCCCCTTCGGTTCCTGGGGCCGGCAGGAAAATGTCCGCATCACGACGCCGGACGACACCGCGCCGCTGCGCACCTATACGCACCGCACCACCATGGCCTTGCGCGACGGCGATCCGCAAACCGTCACGTATGCGGAAAACGCCGACCTGCCGCGCGTGCGCAGCGGCAACCTGGCATTCGATGCGCTGTTCGCGATGGCGATGGCCGAGATGCGGCAGGATGCCGTGTCCCACATCCGCGACGACAGCTACAACGTCGATGACAAGCGCGCCGGCCAGCCGATTCCCTGCGAGTGCTTTGAAACGGGCGAGAAATGGCATTACGTGTGGACCCGCGACCTGTCGTACGCGGCCGGCCTGGGCCTGGGCATGCTCGATCCCCGGCGGGTGCGCAACTCGCTGCAGTTCAAGCTCTCCGGCTACCGCGACGGGCTGAAGAAGCCGGCCGCCGTGCCGGGCAGCGACGATGGCCTGCAGATCGTGCAGGATACCGGCAGCGGCGGAAGCTGGCCGGTCAGCACTGACCGTGTCACCTGGGCATTCGGCGCCGACGAGGCGCTGAAGGCGTTGCCGCCGGCGGAGCGCGCGGCGTTCGCGCCCATCGCCCTGAAGGCCCTCCGGAACACCATCGAGATCGACCGCGTGGCCGTGTTCGATCCCGCGGCGGGCCTGTACAACGGCGAGGAATCGTTCCTCGACTGGCGCGAGCAAAGCTATGCGGGCTGGATCCCCGGCCAGCTGGCGCACATGGCCACCGCCAAGGCCCTGTCGACCAACGTGGCGCACTACAAGGCACTGTCGCTGGCCGCGCAGCTGGCCGGGGAACAGGGCGATGCCGCCGCGGCGCAGCGCTACGGCGACTGGGCTGTGCAGCTGAAGGATGCCATCAACCACCGGCTGTGGCTGAAGGTTGCCGGCATGTACAGCAGCCTGACGGCCGGCCACTTCGACGGCGCACCGCAGCACAAGTTCGACTGGCTGGGCCAGGCGCTGGCCATCGTGACCGGCGTGGCCGACGCCGGGCAGGCCGCCAGCATCGTCGAACGCTATCCGCACGGGCCGATGGGCGCGCCGGTGATCTGGCCCCAGCAGCCGGACCGCGCGGTGTACCACAACCGCGCCATCTGGCCGTTCGTCACGGCCTACGGCCTGAAGGCGGCGATCCAGACGCTGAACGTGGAAGCGGCCGATGCCGCCTACGACACGCTGCTGCGCGCGGCCGCCGTCAACGCCTCCAACATGGAAAACTTCGAGTGGCTGACGGGCTTGCCGATGTTCGATCCGAGCGGCGGCAAACGGCCTGAGCTGGCCGGCCCGGTCGTCAATTCGCGCCGCCAGCTGTGGTCCGTCGGCGGCCTGGCCGGCGCGCTGATCGGCGGCGCGTTCGGCATCTCCACCACCAGCGACGGCATCGTCGTCGCCCCCTTCATCACGTCGAAACTGCGCAACGAGGCATTCCAGGGCGCCGGCAGCGCCACCCTCTCCGGCCTGAAGCTGCGTGGCCATGCGATCGACGTGCAGGTGGTGCTGCCGCCACCGCAATTCCAGGCCGGGTACCACGAGGTGCAGCAGGTGCTGCTGAATGGCAAGCCGGTCGATCCGCGCATCAAGTGGGCCGACCTGGCCGAGCGGAACACCATCGTGGTGCAGCTGGGTCCCCTGCTGCCGGGGCGGCAGAAGCTGACCAGGGTCGCCGCCGATCCGCTGGCCATCGATCCCGCCGTGTTCTCGCCAGCGGAACCTGCGATCGCCTCCGCCAGCCGGGGCAAGCTGGCGTTCGGCGCCGCGCCGGCCGGCGGCGCCGTCTACAACGTCTATCGCGATGGACGGCTGGTGGCGGCCAACGTGAAAACCGCGGCGTGGACCGATCCGGCGCCGCGCCCCGCCGCGTGCTATGCGGTGGAAGCGGTGTACCCCGTCTCCGGCAACCGCAGCCACCACAGCGCACCCGCCTGCACCGGCGCCGCGATCGACATTCCCGCCGGCGACGCGCGCATCGTCTCCAGCATCAGGGCGCGCGGTGGCGTGATCGGCGGCTGGGGCGCGCCCGAGGACACCTTCAAGGCCGGCATCACGGTCCGGCAGCCGGGCACCTATGCCGTGCAGGTGCACTATCGGAACAACGCCCACCAGGTCAACCTGGGCATCACCGGCGGCGTCAAGTGGATGAAGGTGCTCGATGCCGGCGGCGGTACCGTCGCGCAGGGCGTGGTGCAGCTGCCTCACTCGCCCGAAGGCCAGCCGGTGTATTCGACGCCGCTGGCGGCGCAGCTGGCCGCTGGCCGCTACACGGTCGAACTGACGGACTTCATCAACATGAGCAGCCTGCAGTCGAACGCCACGTACGCCGATGCCGGCGGCAAGGCGGGCCCGATGAACCGGTTCGACATCCACGGCCTCCGGCTGCTGGCCACGAGCGCACCCGCACCCGCCCCGGTGGCGAAGGGCCGCCTGGAAATCGTCGACAGGTTCGCCTCGCCACAGCTGGGCAACGAACGCAAGCTGCGCATCTGGCTGCCGCCCGGCTATGACAGTAACGCCGGCAAGCGCTACCCGGTGCTGTACATGCACGACGGCCAGAACCTGTTCGACCAGAAGACGGCCTACAGCACCGAATGGCATATCGACGAAGTCGCCGACCGCCTGGCCGCGCAGGGCGACATGCGGGAGATCATCGTGGTCGGCGTCGACAACACGCCGGACCGGAACGCCGAGTACACGCCATGCTGCGACCCGCGCTGGGGCGGCGGCAAGGTGGCGGCCTATGGCCGCTTCCTCGCCGATACCGTGAAACCGTACATTGACAGCCACTACCGCACGCTGCCGGACCGCGCCAATACCGCCGTGATGGGATCGTCGTTCGGCGGCCTGGCGTCGCTGTACATGGCGCAGCACCACGCGGACGTGTTCGGCCACGCCGGCATCATGTCCGGCTCGTTCTTCTGGAATGGCGGCGCGCTGGTCGGCGCCGCGCCGCGCGCCGCGACCACGCCGGTACGGCTGTACGTGGATGCGGGCACGGGCATGGATGGCGTCGAGAGCACCCGCGCCTTCCACAAGGCGCTGCTGGACAAGGGCTGGCGCGACGGCGGCAACGTGCTGTACGTGGAAGACGAAGGCGGCATCCACAACGAGCGGGCCTGGGCCGGCCGCGTGCACCGCGCGCTGACCTGGTTCTTCCCGGCCGCTCAGCCGCGCAGCGGCAAACCGGCTTCCGCGCCGGTGGCGCAGGCGGCGCCGAAGTCGATGCAGTAA
- a CDS encoding glycoside hydrolase family 13 protein produces MHPALLPPACAMPLLFAATLVSLPVSATPASYRIAHLEPMSWWAGMRHPALQLMVHGERIADLQPAIDYPGVRIAGTTRVANPNYLFIDLELARDVRPGSFAIAFRPAGQAGDKAPPVLTHEYRLLPRAPGSRERQGFGGRDAIYQVMPDRFANGDLANDSATAMADKANRAAGGGRHGGDLAGMAAHLGYVAEMGFTQVWPTPLLENDMPAYSYHGYAATDFYRIDRRYGGNEDFRAFVAAARGKGIGVIQDVVLNHIGAGHWWMKDLPMPDWIGYGGKPVLTKHHRVANGDPYGSRADARNFTEGWFSRGMPDLNQANPFMATYLIQNTIWWIEYAGLSGLRIDTYGYSNNAFLTEWSRRVLDEYPNLNLVGEEWSTRVPVVARWQQGKQNHDGYLSHMPSMMDFPLNDALRRALASPVDEKGVDSNHGTFSLNDLYETLAQDHLYPAPQDLVLFEGNHDLPRTWSVLNEDMGLWRMAMAYLATAPRIPQFYYGTEILMPSTTQGRDDASYRHDFPGGWPGDRVNAFTGAGLTAAQREAQAYLKKLLNWRKGATVVHGGRTMHFGPEQDTYVLFRYDGTRKVVLALNKNPKPVTLDTGRFGEMLDGVATGTDVITGQTFNFDRGIALPARTAIILELK; encoded by the coding sequence ATGCACCCTGCCCTGCTGCCGCCGGCATGCGCCATGCCGCTGCTGTTCGCCGCCACACTGGTTTCGCTGCCGGTATCGGCCACCCCCGCCAGCTATCGCATCGCCCACCTGGAACCCATGTCGTGGTGGGCCGGCATGCGCCACCCCGCCCTGCAATTGATGGTGCACGGCGAGCGCATCGCCGACCTGCAGCCGGCGATCGACTACCCGGGCGTGCGCATTGCCGGCACCACGCGCGTGGCCAACCCGAATTACCTGTTCATCGACCTGGAACTGGCTCGCGACGTGCGGCCGGGGAGTTTCGCGATCGCCTTCAGGCCCGCGGGCCAGGCCGGCGACAAGGCGCCGCCGGTCCTGACGCATGAGTACCGGCTGCTGCCCCGCGCACCGGGCTCGCGCGAGCGGCAGGGCTTCGGCGGCCGCGATGCGATCTACCAGGTGATGCCGGACCGTTTCGCCAACGGCGACCTGGCGAACGACAGCGCCACGGCGATGGCCGACAAGGCCAATCGCGCGGCGGGCGGTGGCCGCCACGGCGGCGACCTGGCCGGCATGGCCGCGCATCTCGGCTATGTGGCGGAGATGGGCTTTACCCAGGTCTGGCCCACGCCGCTGCTTGAAAACGACATGCCGGCGTACTCCTACCATGGCTACGCCGCTACCGACTTCTACCGCATCGACCGGCGCTATGGCGGCAATGAGGACTTCCGCGCGTTCGTGGCTGCGGCGCGCGGCAAGGGCATCGGCGTGATCCAGGACGTGGTGCTGAACCATATCGGCGCCGGCCACTGGTGGATGAAGGACTTGCCGATGCCGGACTGGATCGGCTACGGCGGCAAGCCGGTGCTGACGAAACACCACCGGGTGGCGAACGGCGACCCGTACGGCAGCCGCGCCGATGCCCGCAATTTCACGGAAGGCTGGTTTTCGCGCGGCATGCCGGACCTGAACCAGGCCAATCCCTTCATGGCCACCTACCTGATCCAGAACACCATCTGGTGGATCGAGTATGCCGGACTGTCCGGGCTGCGGATCGATACCTACGGCTATTCGAACAACGCCTTCCTCACCGAATGGTCGCGCCGCGTGCTGGACGAATACCCGAACCTGAACCTGGTCGGCGAGGAATGGAGCACGCGCGTGCCGGTGGTGGCGCGCTGGCAGCAGGGCAAGCAGAACCACGACGGCTACCTGTCTCACATGCCGTCGATGATGGATTTCCCGCTCAACGATGCGTTGCGCCGCGCGCTGGCCAGCCCGGTCGATGAAAAAGGCGTCGACAGCAACCACGGCACGTTCAGCCTGAACGACCTGTATGAAACGCTGGCCCAGGACCACCTGTATCCGGCGCCGCAGGACCTGGTGCTGTTCGAGGGGAACCACGACCTGCCCCGCACCTGGAGCGTGCTCAATGAAGACATGGGCCTGTGGCGCATGGCGATGGCCTACCTGGCCACGGCGCCGCGCATCCCGCAGTTCTACTATGGCACCGAGATCCTGATGCCCAGCACCACGCAGGGCCGCGACGACGCCTCGTACCGCCACGATTTCCCCGGCGGCTGGCCGGGCGACAGGGTGAACGCCTTCACTGGTGCCGGCCTCACCGCCGCGCAGCGCGAAGCGCAGGCCTACCTGAAGAAGCTGCTGAACTGGCGCAAGGGCGCCACGGTCGTCCACGGCGGCCGCACCATGCACTTCGGGCCCGAGCAGGACACCTACGTGCTGTTCCGCTACGACGGCACGCGCAAGGTGGTGCTCGCGCTGAACAAGAACCCGAAGCCCGTCACGCTCGACACCGGCCGCTTCGGCGAAATGCTCGACGGCGTGGCCACCGGTACCGACGTCATCACCGGGCAAACCTTTAACTTCGACCGCGGCATCGCGCTGCCGGCCCGCACGGCCATCATCCTGGAGCTGAAATGA